In Streptomyces sannanensis, the DNA window CGCCGAGGAACGGCTCCAGGCCGACACCCTGCGACTGATCCCCAGTGAGAACTACGTGTCGCAGGCGGTTCTGGAGGCCTCCGGCACAGTCCTGCAGAACAAGTACAGCGAGGGATACCCCGGGCGGCGTTACTACGAAGGCCAGCAGAACATCGACCGGGTCGAGCAGCTCGCCATCGACCGGGCGACGGCCCTGTTCGGCGTCGACCACGCCAATGTCCAGCCCTACTCGGGCTCCCCGGCCAACCTCGCGGTCTACCTCGCCTTCGCCGAGCCCGGCGACACCGTCATGGGCATGGCCCTGCCGATGGGCGGCCACCTCACCCACGGCTGGGGTGTCTCCGCGACCGGCAAGTGGTTCCGCGGGGTCCAGTACGGCGTGCGCAAGGACGACGGGCGCATCGACTTCGACGAGGTGCGGGAGCTCGCCCTCAAGGAGCGCCCGAAGGTGATCTTCTGCGGTGGCACCGCGCTGCCCCGCACCATCGACTTCGCGGCCTTCGGGGAGATCGCCCGCGAGGCCGGTGCCGTACTGGTCGCGGATGTGGCGCACATCGCCGGCCTGATCGCGGGCGGCGCCCACCCGTCGCCCGTACCGCACGCCGACGTGATCTCCACGACCACCCACAAGACCCTGCGCGGTCCGCGCGGCGCGATGCTGATGTGCCGCGAGGAGTACGCCAAGGCCGTCGACAAGGCCGTCTTCCCAGGACTCCAGGGCGGCCCGCACAACCAGACCACCGCCGCCATCGCCGTCGCCCTGCACGAGGCGGCCCAGCCGTCCTTCCGCGACTACGCCGCCTCGGTCGTCGCCAATGCCAAGGCCCTCGCCGAGGAGCTGGTGGAACGGGGCTTCGATCTGGTCTCGGGCGGTACGGACAACCATCTGATCCTCATGGACCTCACCAACAAGGACGTCCCCGGGAAGGTGGCGGCGAAGGCCCTGGACCGGGCCGGGATCGTGGTCAACTACAACACCGTGCCGTACGACCCCAGGAAGCCTTTCGATCCCTCCGGCATCCGCATCGGCACGCCGTCGCTGACCTCGCGCGGCCTGGACGTCCAGCACATGGCCTCCGTGGCCGACTGGATCGACCGGGGTGTCACCGCTTCCCGCACCGGTGACGAGGAGGCGCTGGCCGCGATCCGCGCAGAGGTCGCCGAGCTGATGGCCGTCTATCCGGCGCCGGGCCTGCCGGTCAACTGACGGAACCGGGCGCTCCGGACCGGCGTGGCGAGTGAGCCGAAGGGGCGCGCCACCACGCGCCGGAGGCGCATATCGACGCTGTGAAAGGGAGAGGGGGCTGCCTCTGGGGGCACCCCCTGCTGCCTCTGGGGGTGCCCCCAGAGGCAGCCCCGCTGCGTTGGCCGAAAACCCGAGTAACGCTGCTACGAGGGTCTTCGGCCGCCTTGCGATCGCACGCACCGGACGCCGCTCCTCGACGGGCAAACGTTGCCGGTCGCGGCACCGGCCAGAACCCGAGCGGCACCGGTCCGGAGCGTGGAAGGTGTCCCGGACTGTCGGTGTCACCTGAGACAATGTGTTGCATGGCCTCTGCTGATCGACCTCGCGTGCTTTCCGGAATCCAGCCCACCGCAGGCTCTTTCCACCTCGGCAACTATCTCGGTGCGGTCCGCCAGTGGGTCGCCCTGCAGGAGACCCACGACGCCTTCTACATGGTGGTGGACCTGCACGCGATCACCGTTCCGCAGGACCCCGCGGAGCTGCGGGCCAACACCCGGCTCGCCGCCGCGCAGCTGCTCGCGGCCGGGCTCGACCCGGAGCGCTGCACGCTCTTCGTCCAGAGCCATGTTCCCGAGCACGCTCAGCTCGGCTGGGTGATGAACTGCCTCACCGGCTTCGGTGAGGCGTCCCGGATGACCCAGTTCAAGGACAAGTCCGCCAAGCAGGGCGCCGAGCGCGCCACGGTCGGACTGTTCACGTACCCGATCCTCCAGGTCGCGGACATCCTGCTGTACCAGGCCAACGAGGTGCCGGTCGGCGAGGACCAGCGCCAGCACATCGAGCTGACCCGCGATCTCGCGGAGCGCTTCAACGCCCGCTTCGGCGAGACGTTCACCATTCCGTCTCCGTACATCCTCAAGGAGACCGCGAAGATCTACGACCTTCAGGACCCGTCGGTCAAGATGAGCAAGTCGGCGTCCACGCCGAAGGGCCTGATCAACCTGCTCGACGAGCCGAAGGCCACCGCCAAGAAGGTCAAGAGCGCGGTCACCGACACCGACACCGTGATCCGCTACGACGTGGAGAACAAGCCCGGCATCGCCAATCTGCTCACCATCTACTCCACCCTCACCGGCAGGACGATCGCCGAGCTGGAGCAGGAGTACGAGGGCAAGATGTACGGCGCGCTCAAGACCGATCTGGCCGAGGTGATGGTGGAGTTCGTCACCCCGTTCCGGACCCGCACCCAGGAGTACCTGGGCGACCCGGAGACGCTGGACTCGATCCTCGCCAAGGGCGCCGAGAAGGCCCGCACGGTCGCCGCGGAGACCCTGGCCCAGGCGTACGAGAAGGTCGGTTTCCTGTCCGCCAAGCACTGATCGCGCACCGGACGGGGCCCAATCGCCGGTAGTGACCAACGACCCTGGTCAGAAGCGGCCCCGCCCGCCACACTGCACACAGAGCACCCGAGGAACGACGGAGGAGAACGACGTGGGGACCGTAACGCTCGGCGTTTCGATCGCGGTCCCGGAGCCGTACGGCAGCCTGCTCCAGGAGCGGCGCGCGGGCTTCGGTGACCCCGCGGCCCACGGCATCCCCACGCATGTCACCCTCCTGCCGCCCACGGAGGTCGACGAATCGGACCTGCCCGCGATCGAGGCGCACCTCGCCGAGGTGGCCGCGGCCGGGCAGGCTTTCCCGCTGCGGCTGTCCGGCACCGGCACGTTCCGGCCGTTGTCCCCGGTGGTCTACGTCACGATCGCCGAGGGCGTGGCGGACTGTTCCGAGCTCCAGGAGCGGGTCCGGGACGCCTCGGGTCCGCTCGCGCGGGAGCTCCAGTTCCCGTACCACCCGCATGTGACGGTGGCGCACGGCATTGCCGAGGAGGCGATGGACCGGGCCTACGAGGAGCTCGCCGAGTACGAGGCGGCATGGACCTGCGTCGGCTTCGCACTGTACGAGCAGGGCCCGGACGGGGTCTGGCGCACGCTGCGCGAGTACGCGTTCGGGGGCGGTGGCCCCGCCGTGCCGGCACAGGCCCGCCCGGCGGACGAAAGTACTCTCCAGCCGTAGGAACGGTCGGCCCGCGGGTAGGGACTGTTCCATGGACTGGCTGAAAAAGCTCCCCGTGATCGGCCCGCTCGTGGCGGCCCTGATGCGGACGCACGCCTGGCGCTCGTACGAGACGCTGGACCGCGCCCACTGGACCAGGCTGGCCGCCGCCATCACCTTCATCAGCTTTGTGGCGCTGTTTCCGCTGATCACGGTCGGCGCGGCGGTGGCCGCCGCGCTCCTCTCCCCCGAACAGGTGCGGAACCTGGAGGAGAAGCTCACCCAGCAGGTGCCGGGCATCTCCGACCAGTTGAACATCGGCGCCCTGGTCGCCAACGCCGCCACCGTCGGCGTCGTCGCCGGTCTGCTGCTGCTCCTCACCGGCGTCAGCTGGGTCGGTTCCATGCGGGAGTGCCTGCGGGCCGTATGGGAGAAGGACGAGAAGGAAGAGGGCAATCCGTTCCTGCTCAGGCTGCGGGACGGCGGAGCGCTGCTCGGCCTGGGCCTGGCCGGACTGGCCTCGTTCGCCGCCTCCTCGGCCGGGTCGACGGCCGTCGGCTGGACCGCCGAGCGTCTCGGCATCGCCCAGGAGGGCGTGGGCGGAGCGCTGCTGCAGACGGCTGCGCTGCTGGTGGCCGTGATCGCGGACGTGCTGGTCCTGCTGTACGTACTGACCCTGCTGCCCGGGGTGTCGCCGCCGCGCCGCGAGCTGCTGACCGCCGCGCTCATCGGGGCGGTCGGCTTCGAGCTGCTGAAGCTGCTGCTCGGCGGCTATATGAAGGGCGTCGCCACGAAGAGCATGTACGGCGCCTTCGGCGTGCCGGTCGCCCTGCTGCTGTGGATCAACTTCATGGCGAAGCTGGTGCTGTACTGCGCCGCGTGGACGGCCACCCGGCGCAGCGACGCGGAGGTCAGTGGCGGCGCAGCGGCCAGCGGCGGTTGACCAGGAACACGCCGGCGGCCAGCGCGACCAGTACCCCGCCCGTGACGGCGAGGGCCATGCCGAACCCGCTCGACTCGCCCTGCCGGTCCTCCGAGGCCTGTGCGGCCTGTCCGTGGGCGGCGGGCTTCGGAGAGGACCCGGTCCCGTGCGACGTGCCCGCCGCGGCCTCCGCGGACTTCGGCGGGACCAGCTCACCCACCGGGGCGACCTTGCCGGACGCGGCGAAGCCCCAGTCGAGCAACCGCGCGGCCTCGTGGTAGACGGCGTGGTTCTCGTTCGACGAGGGGTTCATGACGGTGACCAGCAGCACCTTCCCGTTGCGCTCGGCGACACCGGTGAACGTCGCGCCGGCATGCGTGGTGTTGCCGTTCTTGACGCCCGCGATGCCCGGGTACGGGCTGATGCCGACGTCGCCGGTCAGCAGCCGGTTGGTGTTCTGGATCTCGAAGGTCTCGCGCTCCTTCCCCGGCTTCTGCTCCCCGGGGAACTGGGCGCGCGCGGTGGAGCAGTACTCGCGGAAGTCCTTCTTCTGCAGCCCGGAGCGGGCGATGAGGGTCAGGTCGTACGCGCTGCTGACCTGGCCCTCGGCGTCGTAACCGTCGGGGGTGACCACATGGGTGTCGAGGGCCTGCAGCTCCTCGGCGTGTGCCTGCATGTCCTGCACGGTCTTGTCGACCCCGTCGTTCATGGCGGACAGGACGTGCACGGCGTCGTTTCCGGAGCGCAGGAAGACGCCCAGCCAGAGGTCGTGGACGCTGTAGGTCAGGTTCTCCTTCACTCCGACCGTGCTGCTGCCCTCGCCGACGTCCGCGAGTTCGTCCTGCGTCACCAGATGGGTCTGCTCCTTCGGGAACCGGGGCAGCAGCGTGTCCGCGAACAGCATCTTCAGGGTGGAGGCGGGGGCCAGCCGCCAGTGGGAGTTGTGCGATGCCAGTACCGCGCCGGTCTCGGCGTCCGCGACGATCCACGACCTGGCGGACAGCTCCTTCGGCAGCACCGGGGCTCCCGGACCCAGATTCACCTGCGTACCGGCCCTGCCCAGCCGGTCGCCGCCGACCGTCGACATCACCGCGGGCGGCTTCGGCTGTACGGCGGAGTCCTCGGCGGGGGCCCTGCCGTCCGCCGACGCGGGCGCGGCGGTGAGAACGGGAAGCAAAGCGGCAGCAGTGACCATCAAGACGGTCTTTTTCAGAGCAGACACGGTCGAGAACGTACAGGGATTCGGACTGATTACGGACACCGGAGTGCTGACCCGCCGATCCTTCCGCCGGGACAGCCCACTCCCTGCCCACCCACCCCGTGAGCCCCTGGAGAAGAGCGGCGGTGATACTGAAGGCATGAAGCTCAGCCGCCCCATTTCCTGGTTCCTGCTCGCTTTCGGGGTGTGGAGCTGGTTCATCTGGATCTCTTTCGCCAACAACCTGTGGAAGGACGGCAGCGGACTCGCCTTCGACGACGCGGGTGACCCGACCGCCTACTTCTGGGTGCATCTTCTGCTCGCCATCACGTCCTTTCTCCTGGGGACGGCCATTGGAGTGATCGGGTTCCGCGGCTTGCGCGCCCTGAGGCGCGAACGCCACGGCGCCTGATTCCGCGGATCGCCGTCCCGACGCGCACCGGACGCCGGACCCCGGGCGCGGGAGCCGACACCGCACCCTGGATCCTGGAAGCCGGACCGGGACCGCGGGCGCCGTACACCGGCTTCCGGCCCCGGACTTCCGACTCGGACCTCGGACGGAGGAATGGCAGCGGTGCTCGTCTTCACGGTGTTCGCGCTCGTGGCCGTGGGTGTACTGGCCGGTGTGCACTGGTACTTGTGGCGCCGGCTGGTGCGCGACACGACGGCCCCGCGCGGCGCGGCCCGCCGCGCGGGCACGGCGGCGGCGTTCGTGTTCCCGCTGCTGTCGCTCGGTGCCCTCGTGTCCGGCCGCGCCGGGGCCCCCTTCTGGCTGCAGCGGACCCTGGCCTGGCCGGGCTACCTCTGGATCGCACTGCTGCTCTACCTGACCCTGGCGGTCCTGGCCGGCGAGGCGGCCCGCCCACTGCTGCGCCGCGCCCTCGCCCGCAGGGCAGCCCCTGCCGCGCCGGGGCCCGCCGCCCCCGCCATGACCGGCGGCACGCGGTCGACGGCCGACGCCGGCCCGGCCTCGGACGGGACCCTGTCCGCGCGCGCACACGCGGGCGAGGCCGGACCCCTCGGTGACCCCGCGGGAGAACCGAGGGGCGCGAAAGCCGTGACAGGCACGAGAAGAGCGGCGGACACCTCGCCGGATCGCGTCCCCACCGTGACCGGTGACGAGCCGGGCCGTGACGGATCCACGTCGGCCGGTGAGGCAGCGGGGCTCGCCACCCCGGCGGCTGCCGGGCCGGACAGCGCCGACCGGACAGCGGGCGACGAGGCCGGGCCGGGCGGGAGTGACGTCAGCCGGCGGCTCTTCGTTTCGCGGGCCGTCGCCGGGGCCGCCGTCGCTGTCGCCGCCGGGACCGTGGGGTACGGGACCTACGGGGTGATGCGCGGGCCGCGGGTCAAGCGGGTCACCGTGCCGCTCGCCAAACTGCCGCGTGCCGCGCACGGGTTCCGGATCGCCGTCGTCAGCGACATCCACCTCGGGCCCATCCTCGGCCGTGCCCACACCCAGCGGATCGTCGACACCGTCAACGCCACCCAGCCCGACCTGGTCGCCGTCGTCGGCGACCTGGTCGACGGCAGCGTGCCCGACCTCGGGCCGGCCGCCGAGCCGCTGGCGCGGCTGCGGGCGCGCCACGGCTCGTACTTCGTGACGGGGAATCACGAGTACTTCTCCGGCGCCGCCCAATGGGTCGACCACGTTCGGGAGCTGGGACTTCACCCGCTCGAGAACGACCGCGTCGAGATCGGCGGCTTCGACCTCGCCGGGGTCAACGACATCGCGGGCGAACGCGAGGGCGACGGGCCCGACTTCGTACGGGCCCTCGGTGACCGGGACCGCTCCCGGGCCGCCGTACTGCTCGCTCACCAGCCCGTCGTCGTCCATGACGCCGTTCGGCACGGTGTGGACCTCCAGCTCTCCGGCCACACCCACGGCGGCCAGCTCTGGCCCGGCAACTACCTTGCCGAGCTGGCCAATCCGACCGTCGCCGGCCTCGAGCGCTACGGCGACACCCAGCTGTATGTCACGCGTGGCGCGGGCGCCTGGGGCCCGCCGGTACGGGTCGGGGCGGAGTCGGACATCACGGTCGTACAGCTCGCGTCGAAGCAGGTCTGAACAGGCTCACGGCGTGATGCCCTGCCTCCTTCGCAGAAGCAATGACACTGCCGTGTCCCGAGGTTGCGGCCGGTCCGGTCGGGCCGCGGCCCCCATGTCCGCGCCGCCGGCCGCGGGACGGGTCGCGATCCTCCACTGACACAGCGAAACCGAAGGTGAGCGGGGGGTTACGGGAAAATCCGGGGGAAGCGCGCCGACTCCGGGGCGAGGCGCCGGTGTTACCGCGGACACCCGTTAATAACTTCCGACGAAGTGAAGGTTCCCTCTTCCGAATGTGAATCCCGTGTGATTGGGTGAACGCCATCTGGAGCGGCGCGCGCCTTCATGCGGACGGTCGCGGGGTGGGTGTTGAGGAGAGCTCTTTCGATGCGGTCGAGCCGTGTGCGGATTCTGGCGATCATTGGCGTACTGCTGGCTGCCGGTGCCGGCGTCTGGCTTCTGCTGCCCTCGGCCGAGGGGAGGGAGGGCCCGATCACGGTCGGCACGACGGACGTCGTCTCCGACCTCGACCCGGCCGGGGCGTACGACGTGGGTTCATGGGCCCTCTACAGCAACGTCTACCAGACGCTGATGAGCTTCAAGCCGGGCGCCGAGTCGCCGTCGCCCGATGCCGCGCGCAGCTGCGCCTTCCTCGGAGACGAGCTGGACACGTACCAGTGCAAGCTCCGCGACGACATCACTTTCTCCAACGGGAACAAGATCACGGCCGAGGCCGTCAAGTACTCCTTCGACCGAGTGCTGAAGATCAAGTCGAAGGTCGGTCCGGCGCCGCTGCTGTCCACGCTGAAGTCGGTCGAGGCGGAGGGTGACACGATCACCTTCAACCTCAAGACCCGTGACGCCACCTTCCCGTCCAAGATCGCCACGGGTGCCGCCGCGATCGTGGATCCCGCGAAGTACCCGGCGGACGCCGTGCGCAAGGGCAACGAGGTGGACGGCTCGGGGCCGTACATACTGAAGTCCCGCACCAAGGACACCGTCCTGCTGGAGCCGAACCCCTCGTACAAGGGCCTCTTCTCGAACGACGGGCAGCCGATCAAGATCCGCTACTACGAGGACTCGGAGCTGCTCAAGGCCGCCTGGGACGCCAAGGAGATCGACGTCGTCCACCGTGAACTGCCGTCGTCCTATCTGTCCGAGCTGGCGCCCACCAACAAGGACAGGCACGTCAACATCACCGCCGGCACCGAGACCCGCAATCTCGTCTTCAACGTCCGCAAGGGCAAGCCGGGCGCGGAGGTCAACGTGCGACGGGCCGTCGCCACGCTGATCGACCGTACGAAGCTGGCGTCGACCACCTTCAACGGCACCGTCGAGCCGCTGTACTCGGTGATCCCGCAGGGCGTCCTCGGGCACTCCACCGCATTCTTCGACACCTACCCGGAGCCCTCCGCCAAGGCGGCCGAGCGGCTTCTGCAGGAGGCCGGTGTCGAGACGCCGGTCGGCATCAAGCTGGGGTACCGGAAGACGGTCTCCGCCGAGGCGGAGGCGCAGGCTCTGAAGAAGGAGCTGGAGGCGGACGACCTGTTCAAGGTGGAGCTGGTCGGCAAGGAGGAGTGGACCGAGTTCCAGAACGCCTACACCTCCGGTGAGTACGACGCGTACACGCTGAGCTGGATCGCGGACTTCCCCGACCCCGACAACTTCGCCGGACCGCTGGTCGGTGCGGACAACAGCCTCGGCAACGGCTACTCCGACCCGGAGATCGACAAGCTGATCCAGCAGACCCAGCAGCACAGCGACCGAGGCCGGGCCGTCGAACCCTTCAAGAAGATCCAGGAGATCGTGGCCAAGGACGTCCCCGTGGTGCCGCTGTGGCAGCGCAAGGACTATGTGCTGGCCGACAAGGACGTCGTCGGGTCCCACATCCTCTCGGACAGCACGGGCATGTGGCGTCTGTGGGAACTGGGCTGGATCTGACGGTCGGCTGAGACCGGGTCAAGGCCGACGAGGGGGCGCGTGAGCGCCCCCTCAGCTGTTCTCCTTCCCGGTCCTGCCGTTGGCGGCCATGCTCGCCGCGGTCGGCATGAAGTCGCCGAGCAGATCGTGGGTCTCGCGCACCAGCGGCCGCAGCAGCCGGAACCGGGACAGCGAGATCGCCCGGGCGGTCACCGGTGCCAGACGGGTCACCAGACGGCGGCTGTTCGCACAGCCCTCGGAGCGGTCGTACACCCAGAAGAGCACCACGCCCATCTGCTGCAGCCACAGCAGCTGCGGCAGCAACTCGGCCAGTTCCGGGTCGATCTTGGTGTCCGCCCCCGCCAGTACGGTCCGGTGCACCTCGATCGCCGCCTCGCGGGGACCCGCGGACTCCGGCGAGAAGGGACTCAGCGGGCTGTCCGGGTCGGCGGCGTTCTTGAAGAACTGCGCCGCGAACCGCTGGTACGGCTCGGCGATGTCCAGCCACGCCAGAAGGACGGCGCGGATACGGGCCGCGAGGTCCCTCTCGTCGCCCAGGGCCTCTTCGACGGCCGCCTGGTGCTGCTTGCCGATCCGGTCGTAGAAGCCCTGGACGAGGTGCTCCTTGGAGGCGAAGTAGTAGTACGCGTTGCCGACCGAGACCCCGGCCTCCTGGGCGATGGCCCGCATCGTGGTCTTGTCGTATCCGCGTTCCTGGAAGAGCCGCAGCGCCGTCTCGAGGATGAGGCTGCGCGTCTGCTCGCTCTTCGAGGGTTTGGCGTTCTCCTTCAGGTCCTTCACGATCCCCGACCCTAACGCGGCCGGCCGCACCCGCCGCGGGGCGGTGAGGTCGGCCGCCGGCCCGGGCGGAAGAGCTTCACGACCGGGCCGCGGCCGACATGGCGCGCGTCGGGATCCGCGTGGACGGGGCCGCCAGGGGCTTCCCGCCCCGGGGCTGCCCTCAGATCCTGGGTGCACCTGTCACCGACATCACCAGCGAGTACAGGGAGGTGGTCGCGGTGATGAAGAGGCGGTTGTTCTTGGGGCCGCCGAAGGCGATGTTGGACACCGCCTCGGGGGTGCGCAGCCGGCCGATGAGGGTGCCGTCCGGGTCGTAGCAGTGCACCCCGTCGTAGAAGGCGGCGGCCCAGAGCCGGCCCCCGTCGTCGAAGCGGATGTTGTCGAACCGGTGCTCTTTGCACTCGGCGAAGACCCGGCCCTCGGAGAGGGTGCCGTTCTCGCGCACGTCGAAGGCGCGGATATGGGCGTTGCGGGTGTCGGAGACGTACAACTGCCGCTCGTCCGGAGAGAAGACCAGTCCGTTGGGCCCGCCGAAGCCGTCCGCCACCAGGCGCACCTCGCCGGTGCCGGGATCGATCCGGTAGACGTTGCAGGCACCGATCTCGCTCTCGGCTCGGTGGCCCTCGTAGTCGCTGGTGATGCCGAAGTCCGGGTCGGAGAACCAGATCGAGCCGTCGGAGTGCACGACCGCGTCGTTCGGGCTGTTCAGCCGCTTGCCTTCGAAGCGGTCGGCGAGGACGGTGACACGGCCGTCGTGCTCGGTGCGGGTGACCCGCCGGTTGCCCTGCTCGCAGCTGATCAGCCGGCCCCGCCGGTCGAGGGTGTTGCCGTTGATGTGCCCCGCGGGTGAGCGGAACACGCTCACCGCCTCCGTTGTCTCGTCCCAGCGCAGCAGGCGGTCGTTGGGGATGTCGCTCCAGATGAGCTGGCGCCAGGCGGGCAGATAGACCGGGCCCTCGGTCCAGCGGCAGCCGGTGTGGAGCCGCTCCAGCTGAACGTCGCCGTAGGCGCACCGTCCGGTGCGGAACCGCTCGTCCAGGATCTCGTACACCTCGTCGTGGACACTTCCAGGCATGATTCCCCCTCACAGGCCGTATGCCGAATGTCATTCGGCTGATCATCAGCATGTCAGAACGGGATATGGTGACGCCATGGGGAACGGGAATGTCGACGACATCGACCGCGCACTGATCGCGCTGCTTCAGCAGGACGCCACGGCGGCCTATGCCGCACTCGGCAGGGCCGTCGGGCTCTCGGCGGGTGCCGCGCACGAGCGGGTCCGCAAGCTGCGCGAGCGTGGGGTCATCCGCCGGACGACCGTGGACGTCGACCCGGCGGCGCTCGGGCGGGGAGTGCTGGCCTTCGTCATGGTCGAGTCGTCGGCGTGGATGGGCGACTCCGCCGACGCGTTCGCCGCCATCCCCGAGATCCTGGAGGCTCATGTCATCGCGGGCAGCGCCTCCGTCCTGGTGAAGGTGCGCACGGCGACCACCGAGCAGCTCCAGGACGTACTTCGGCGCATCTACGCCATCGACGGTGTGAGCGGCACTCAGGCCACGGTCTCGCTCGAGACCTTCTTCGAGCGGCCGGTGTCGCCGGGTGCGGCCGAAGGCTGACCGAACCTGCGCACGCCCGGCACGAGGGCCGTCCCCAGGCAGGCTGCGCCGACGGTGAACGCCGCCGCCGTGAGCGGCACTTCGGGCCCCCATGCCTCGGCGGCCAGGGGTGCCAGGGCGTAGCCGAGCGGCATCGCGCCGAGCGAGAGCAGCCAGTCGTACGAGGTGACGCGGGCCAGCGCGTGCGCCGGGACGGCGGACTGGACCGCGGTCCCCCAGACGGGGGAGAGGAAACCGAGCCCCGCCTGGGCGATCCCGTACGCGGCGATGGTCACCGGGGCGGGGGCGGAGAGCGCCAGCAGCCCCAGCGGCAGGACATAGGTGGCGAGCCCCAGATTGGCGACCAGCACCGGACGGCGCGGCCGGGCCCGGCCCGCGAGGAGCGAGCCGAGGAGCAGGCCGACCGCTCCGGTCTGGAGGAAGGCCACCCAGACGCCCTGGCCGCCCAGTTCATGGACGGCGACGGCGGGGCCGAGGGTCATCAGGACGGCGGCCGCGCCGTTCCAGGCGGAGTGGGCGACCAGGCTGGTCCAGTACCAGTCGCGGGAGCGGACCTCGCTCCAGCCCTCACGGAGATCGGCGACCAGTGAACGCCGCGCAATCGGGACGTGCCTCACCCGGATCACGGAGAGCAGCGCGGCACTGACCGCGAAGCTCGCCCCGTCCAGGACGAACGCCCAGCCGGGCCCGGCGGTGGCGACCAGCAGTCCGCCGAGGGCCGGCCCGCCGAGCCGGGTGGCGCTGTTCACGACCCCCAGCAGCGCGTTGGCGCGCTGGAGGTTCCCGGCCTCCACGGTGCCGGTGATCAGGGGCGATGCGGTCGGCATGGCGAAGGCGGAGGCGGCGCCGCCGACCGCCTCGGCGACCGCGATCTGCCACAGCTCCGGGTCCCCGCCGAGGAGTTCGTACCCGACGAAAAGCTGGGCCGCGCATCGTACGAGATCGGTGGTGAGCGCGACGGTACGGGCGTTGAAGCGGTCGCCGATCACTCCGCCGAACGGCAGCAGCAGGAGCTTGGGCACCATCGC includes these proteins:
- a CDS encoding SCO4848 family membrane protein; the encoded protein is MKLSRPISWFLLAFGVWSWFIWISFANNLWKDGSGLAFDDAGDPTAYFWVHLLLAITSFLLGTAIGVIGFRGLRALRRERHGA
- a CDS encoding metallophosphoesterase — its product is MAAVLVFTVFALVAVGVLAGVHWYLWRRLVRDTTAPRGAARRAGTAAAFVFPLLSLGALVSGRAGAPFWLQRTLAWPGYLWIALLLYLTLAVLAGEAARPLLRRALARRAAPAAPGPAAPAMTGGTRSTADAGPASDGTLSARAHAGEAGPLGDPAGEPRGAKAVTGTRRAADTSPDRVPTVTGDEPGRDGSTSAGEAAGLATPAAAGPDSADRTAGDEAGPGGSDVSRRLFVSRAVAGAAVAVAAGTVGYGTYGVMRGPRVKRVTVPLAKLPRAAHGFRIAVVSDIHLGPILGRAHTQRIVDTVNATQPDLVAVVGDLVDGSVPDLGPAAEPLARLRARHGSYFVTGNHEYFSGAAQWVDHVRELGLHPLENDRVEIGGFDLAGVNDIAGEREGDGPDFVRALGDRDRSRAAVLLAHQPVVVHDAVRHGVDLQLSGHTHGGQLWPGNYLAELANPTVAGLERYGDTQLYVTRGAGAWGPPVRVGAESDITVVQLASKQV
- a CDS encoding D-alanyl-D-alanine carboxypeptidase codes for the protein MSALKKTVLMVTAAALLPVLTAAPASADGRAPAEDSAVQPKPPAVMSTVGGDRLGRAGTQVNLGPGAPVLPKELSARSWIVADAETGAVLASHNSHWRLAPASTLKMLFADTLLPRFPKEQTHLVTQDELADVGEGSSTVGVKENLTYSVHDLWLGVFLRSGNDAVHVLSAMNDGVDKTVQDMQAHAEELQALDTHVVTPDGYDAEGQVSSAYDLTLIARSGLQKKDFREYCSTARAQFPGEQKPGKERETFEIQNTNRLLTGDVGISPYPGIAGVKNGNTTHAGATFTGVAERNGKVLLVTVMNPSSNENHAVYHEAARLLDWGFAASGKVAPVGELVPPKSAEAAAGTSHGTGSSPKPAAHGQAAQASEDRQGESSGFGMALAVTGGVLVALAAGVFLVNRRWPLRRH
- the glyA gene encoding serine hydroxymethyltransferase, with protein sequence MTLPLSHPALAAADPELAVLVAAEERLQADTLRLIPSENYVSQAVLEASGTVLQNKYSEGYPGRRYYEGQQNIDRVEQLAIDRATALFGVDHANVQPYSGSPANLAVYLAFAEPGDTVMGMALPMGGHLTHGWGVSATGKWFRGVQYGVRKDDGRIDFDEVRELALKERPKVIFCGGTALPRTIDFAAFGEIAREAGAVLVADVAHIAGLIAGGAHPSPVPHADVISTTTHKTLRGPRGAMLMCREEYAKAVDKAVFPGLQGGPHNQTTAAIAVALHEAAQPSFRDYAASVVANAKALAEELVERGFDLVSGGTDNHLILMDLTNKDVPGKVAAKALDRAGIVVNYNTVPYDPRKPFDPSGIRIGTPSLTSRGLDVQHMASVADWIDRGVTASRTGDEEALAAIRAEVAELMAVYPAPGLPVN
- a CDS encoding YihY/virulence factor BrkB family protein, producing MDWLKKLPVIGPLVAALMRTHAWRSYETLDRAHWTRLAAAITFISFVALFPLITVGAAVAAALLSPEQVRNLEEKLTQQVPGISDQLNIGALVANAATVGVVAGLLLLLTGVSWVGSMRECLRAVWEKDEKEEGNPFLLRLRDGGALLGLGLAGLASFAASSAGSTAVGWTAERLGIAQEGVGGALLQTAALLVAVIADVLVLLYVLTLLPGVSPPRRELLTAALIGAVGFELLKLLLGGYMKGVATKSMYGAFGVPVALLLWINFMAKLVLYCAAWTATRRSDAEVSGGAAASGG
- a CDS encoding ABC transporter substrate-binding protein, whose translation is MRSSRVRILAIIGVLLAAGAGVWLLLPSAEGREGPITVGTTDVVSDLDPAGAYDVGSWALYSNVYQTLMSFKPGAESPSPDAARSCAFLGDELDTYQCKLRDDITFSNGNKITAEAVKYSFDRVLKIKSKVGPAPLLSTLKSVEAEGDTITFNLKTRDATFPSKIATGAAAIVDPAKYPADAVRKGNEVDGSGPYILKSRTKDTVLLEPNPSYKGLFSNDGQPIKIRYYEDSELLKAAWDAKEIDVVHRELPSSYLSELAPTNKDRHVNITAGTETRNLVFNVRKGKPGAEVNVRRAVATLIDRTKLASTTFNGTVEPLYSVIPQGVLGHSTAFFDTYPEPSAKAAERLLQEAGVETPVGIKLGYRKTVSAEAEAQALKKELEADDLFKVELVGKEEWTEFQNAYTSGEYDAYTLSWIADFPDPDNFAGPLVGADNSLGNGYSDPEIDKLIQQTQQHSDRGRAVEPFKKIQEIVAKDVPVVPLWQRKDYVLADKDVVGSHILSDSTGMWRLWELGWI
- the trpS gene encoding tryptophan--tRNA ligase; the encoded protein is MASADRPRVLSGIQPTAGSFHLGNYLGAVRQWVALQETHDAFYMVVDLHAITVPQDPAELRANTRLAAAQLLAAGLDPERCTLFVQSHVPEHAQLGWVMNCLTGFGEASRMTQFKDKSAKQGAERATVGLFTYPILQVADILLYQANEVPVGEDQRQHIELTRDLAERFNARFGETFTIPSPYILKETAKIYDLQDPSVKMSKSASTPKGLINLLDEPKATAKKVKSAVTDTDTVIRYDVENKPGIANLLTIYSTLTGRTIAELEQEYEGKMYGALKTDLAEVMVEFVTPFRTRTQEYLGDPETLDSILAKGAEKARTVAAETLAQAYEKVGFLSAKH
- a CDS encoding 2'-5' RNA ligase family protein gives rise to the protein MGTVTLGVSIAVPEPYGSLLQERRAGFGDPAAHGIPTHVTLLPPTEVDESDLPAIEAHLAEVAAAGQAFPLRLSGTGTFRPLSPVVYVTIAEGVADCSELQERVRDASGPLARELQFPYHPHVTVAHGIAEEAMDRAYEELAEYEAAWTCVGFALYEQGPDGVWRTLREYAFGGGGPAVPAQARPADESTLQP